GGGCTCCAAGCGCCCGAACACCGAGAAGGTCGGCAAGGTCACCCGTAAGCAGCTGGAAGAGATCGCCAAGGCGAAGGAACCGGATCTGACTGCCGCCGATCTGGACGCCGCCGTGCGTACCATCGCTGGCTCTGCCCGTTCCATGGGCCTCGTGGTGGAGGGTTAATAAGATGGCACAGACCAAGCGTGAGAAGGCCATCAAGGCCGCCGTCGTTCCGGGCAAGGCATACGCCTTCGAGGACGCGATCAACATCCTGAAGAACGCCACCAAGGCCAAGTTCGTCGAGTCGATCGACGTTGCTGTGCGCCTGGGCGTCGATGCGAAGAAGTCCGACCAGCAGGTCCGTGGCTCCACCGTGCTGCCGGCCGGTACCGGCAAGTCGGTCCGCGTCGCCGTGTTCGCTCCGGCCGGTGCCAAGGCTGACGAAGCCCTGGCCGCTGGCGCCGAAGCCGTCGGCATGGATGACCTGGCCGAGAAGATGCAGGCCGGCGATCTGAACTACGACGTCGTCATCGCGACCCCGGACGCCATGCGCGTCGTCGGTAAGCTGGGCACCGTGCTGGGCCCGCGCGGCCTGATGCCGAACCCGAAGGTCGGCACCGTTTCCCCGAACCCGGGTGAAGCCGTGAAGAACGCCAAGTCGGGTCAGGTCCGTTACCGCACCGACAAGGCCGGCATCATCCACTGCACCAT
This genomic interval from Stenotrophomonas sp. 57 contains the following:
- the rplA gene encoding 50S ribosomal protein L1, whose amino-acid sequence is MAQTKREKAIKAAVVPGKAYAFEDAINILKNATKAKFVESIDVAVRLGVDAKKSDQQVRGSTVLPAGTGKSVRVAVFAPAGAKADEALAAGAEAVGMDDLAEKMQAGDLNYDVVIATPDAMRVVGKLGTVLGPRGLMPNPKVGTVSPNPGEAVKNAKSGQVRYRTDKAGIIHCTIGKADFAEDALKSNLTALLLDLIKAKPATSKGTYLQKVSVSSTMGPGVTVDQSSLTLK